The Rhizobium sp. BT03 genome segment GGATCCTCGGCGTCGCCCGCGATATCACCGAACTGGACACGTCCCGTAAGAAAATCCATCAGATGGCATTCTACGATTCTCTGACCGGCCTGCCTAACCGGACACTTTTCAATGAACGGCTACGCGAGATGATCGGGGACGCGGCTTCGGCGGGCCAGCGAGCCGGGGTGATGCTGATCGACATGGACCATTTCAAAGCGATCAATGACACTATGGGACATCCCGTCGGTGACGAGTTGCTGCGGCAGGTGGCGACACGCATGAAAAAAGGCGTCCGTGCCAGCGACACCGTGGCGAGACTCGGTGGAGATGAATTTGCAGTCTTGCTGCCCAATGTTCAGGACAATGACGATTTGGCTCAAATTGCCAGCAGAATGCTTGCCGCATTCGGCGAACGCTTCATGCTTTCCGACAGGGAGATCTTTGTATCCTGCAGCATCGGGATATCGGTATTTCCAAATGACGGCGACGCTCCCGACGATTTGGTGAAATATGCGGATTCTGCGATGTATTTGGCGAAGCGCTCGGGGCGTAGCAACTTCCGCTTCTACTCAAAGGATCTCACGATTGGGGCTGAAAAGCGCCTAGCGCTAGAATCAGACCTACGCCTAGCTTTGAAACATGAGCAACTTGAACTCCATTATCAGCCAAAGGTCCTATTGGACAACGGAAAGGTGATCGGTTCAGAAGCACTGCTACGATGGCATCATCCGAAGATGGGAATGATCCCTCCGGGAGAATTCATAGGTGTCGCCGAGGAAACGGGATTGATCATCGATCTTGGACGATGGGTGCTGCATGAGGCGTGTTGCACGGCTGCCGTCATGAATGCAGATGGACTGCCCCCGCACAAGATTGCGATAAATTTGTCTCCTAAGCAGTTTCAATGCCCGCGTTTGTCGCAAACGGTGGCGGACGTATTGCAGGAAACCGGTTGTCGTGCGGAGTGGATCGAGGTTGAAATAACTGAGAGTCTCCTGCTCCATAACTGCGAGGGCGTTTCGACGACACTCTCTCAATTGCATGCGAGCGGAATTTCCATAGCGATCGATGATTTCGGCACCGGCTACTCATCTCTGAGCTATTTGGCTAACTTTCCCATTGATACCCTCAAAATTGACCGGTCATTCATCAATCGATCCGACAAGCGAAGTAGAGAACTGGTCAAGGCAATTCTCTCAATTGCGCGCTGCCTAGGGCAAAATGTAGTCGCTGAGGGCGTGGAGACGGTCGATCAAGAAAAATTCTTGGCTGAAAGCGGCTGCGCTGTGGCACAGGGGTTCTACTATAGCAAGCCCATCCCGAAGTCCGAACTTCTCGCTGCAAACGCAGTGCTCGAGTTCTCTCGCGGTGATTCCCATCTTACGCCGATGCCCGCAGAGGAAGGGGTGGCACTCATGCGCTTGCCTCCCGCATCTGTTGGGACCCGAACCGCGTGAAGCCTACGGCTAACAGCGCGCAGGATCCACGCCACCTGCGGCGCTGTTTATACCGCACTCATCCAACGGAAGCCCAAACTACTCTGGGCGATTGGATAAAACGCGGACCAATAGGAACTACTTAAAACTTCAGGTGCTTTGATGTTCCGAAATATGCAGGCCCTGTACCGAATTGCGCGACGAAACATACGTTGACGTGTTTTCGCTTTCGATTGCCATTGCAAAGACTTGCCCAGTACAATCTACTATTCTGCGTCAATATCGTCAAAAGCATAACCGTGCAAAAGCTCATCCCATTTCCCCATCCGAATAGAAGTTCTGCGGATTTGAAAAGTTCAACTGCGAATTCGAATGGCTCCGGACATTTCGACATCATCCAATCGCTGAAATCGGAACTTCACGATTTGGCTAGTGCCGTAAATCAGTTGGAGGCGCTATGTGAGTCATACCGATCCCAAGCTGATACGTGCTCGCAACCTGACTGAACGACTGAGCGTCCGCGCTTGTCATCGTATTCCCTATGACCCTCTCTGGGCGTGGCGGCCAGTGGTTCGTTGAATCTTGCCAAACGTTCCCGGATCCCACCACTTCCCGAACACGGGAGCTTCAATTCGATCAACTCGAAACTTTCGGCCATTTGAACGGGTGGCGGAAAAAAACGCCAGCGATTGCGCCGTGATTTCGTAATGGTTCTGCCTATTTGCTGAAGGCGGTCGGCCGATTGGAATGCTCCATCAGACCTCAACTTACCGGCAGCAAGGACTGCAGGTTCGATAGCTTCTTTTCGTGGATGAGGATATACGGATCCTCGAACTCTACCCGCATCTTGTCCTGGTTGGCGACGAAGTAGGGGCTGAGGTACGGGTCGAATTGCATGCGCGCGAAGACTACGAGTTTGGTCTCGGCGGTCTTGGCTTCCTCGACGAAATGGCACTCTCGTTGCTAACCTTCTCCATTGCGTCGACGAGGAACGGCCGCGCAAGGTCGATGCCACGCTTCGGGTCCATCGATTCATCCCGGACGCTCCCGCCTTGCGTAATAGACTGGATTTTTCATTTCTGCCTGGGTTTCAAACCTGTCTCGCCGTGGTGTTGCTGCATCCCGTCCTGCCCCGGCTTTTGGTCCTGCCAGGCTCGCGCTGCCCGCAACGGCTTTGCCGTCCTTCACTTCGTTGCGGCCCTGCGGGTGCTGGCCGCACTTGCAGCCTGGCTTTTGGACCGCCGTAGCAGGTCGCGATGGCCGCGACCTCGAACGGAGGTTCAGAGATGAACAGGCAGCAATCCAATCAACGATCCGATATCTACAGCCGCATCACCACCAAGATCATCGCCGATCTCAAACAGGGCGTCCGTCCATGGACCAAGCCATGGACGACGGGAGGCTGGACAGCCGAGGTCAGCCAGCCACTGCGCCACAATGGCCAACCCTACACCGGCATCAATGCTCTGCTCCTCTGGTCTGAAGCCATCGCCCGCGGCTTTGCATCACCAAGGTGGATGACGTTTCGCCAGGCAATCGAGCTCGGCGGCGCCGTCCGCAGGGGCGAAACCGGCACGACCGTCGTCTTCGCCAGCTCTTTCATCCGCGCCGAGACGACGGAGACAGGCGCCGAAATCGAACGCGACATCCCCTTCCTCAAAACCTACACCGTGTTCAACACCGACCAGATCACCGGCCTTGATGGCCTTGCCCATTCCATCGCGCCTGACCAGGATTGGATGAGCCGCATCGGTGCTGCCGGCCGCTTCTTTGCCAATACCGGCGCCCTGATCCGCCATGGAGGATCGGCGGCCTATTATGCTGCTGCCCGTGACTACATCCAGATGCCGTGCTTCGACGCCTTCCGGGACGATGCATCCTATGTCGCCGTTCTCAGTCACGAGATGACGCACTGGACCGCTGCACCGCGAAGGCTCGATCGGGATCTCAGCCGCTATGCGAAAGACAGGAGCGAACGCGCCCGCGAAGAGCTCATTGCCGAACTCGGCAGCTGCTTTCTCTGCGCCGATCTTGGTATCGTCCCCGAGCTCGAACCACGCCCCGACCATGCAAGCTATCTCGATGACTGGCTCAAGGTTCTCGGCAGCGACAAGCGTGCCATCTTTTCAGCGGCAGCTCATGCCCAGCGCGCGGTCGACTATCTGCATGACTTGCAGCCGGACCTCAACGAGGAGGAGGCGGCGTGAGCCGTCTCCTTCTTAGCCACCCGGACGCCGCCCACTGCCGCGACCCGACGGCCGCAAGCTCCTATCCCGCGAACCG includes the following:
- a CDS encoding ArdC family protein, giving the protein MNRQQSNQRSDIYSRITTKIIADLKQGVRPWTKPWTTGGWTAEVSQPLRHNGQPYTGINALLLWSEAIARGFASPRWMTFRQAIELGGAVRRGETGTTVVFASSFIRAETTETGAEIERDIPFLKTYTVFNTDQITGLDGLAHSIAPDQDWMSRIGAAGRFFANTGALIRHGGSAAYYAAARDYIQMPCFDAFRDDASYVAVLSHEMTHWTAAPRRLDRDLSRYAKDRSERAREELIAELGSCFLCADLGIVPELEPRPDHASYLDDWLKVLGSDKRAIFSAAAHAQRAVDYLHDLQPDLNEEEAA
- a CDS encoding bifunctional diguanylate cyclase/phosphodiesterase; amino-acid sequence: MKHVRQSERTSRPEQPVEVQMPTDAQIDQGRGAFRNAVNASPPLATGTAPPFSEASVVRPSHGHDADVASLKQPFEKAFRANPRHPATNIDLPFNAEEMSSAVVLDAIPLPVFFKNRDGIHLGCNRAFESFSGRSKGDIIGKTVFDLVPAPIAETYAALDEALFANGGVQQYEAKATTENGGVVDLLLSKTAITDIAGNRIGLVGAMLDITERKRAEHDLKEALEFAEGIIAAIPDVLFEVNADGRYLQVWARNQEILAQRKEVLLGKLVRDVLPPDQADIAMLALEEADETGASYGRCVRIALPNGESRWFELSVARRPSSNHSTVTFLVLSRDITERKHAEGTTIEARARLLSVLQTIPDMVWLKDVTGKYLLCNHAFEELVGKAEAEIVGKTDYDLFTPELAQFFRDKDEEAMQAGRILINEERFTAHEDGRSTLLETRKVPVFTGGKLMGILGVARDITELDTSRKKIHQMAFYDSLTGLPNRTLFNERLREMIGDAASAGQRAGVMLIDMDHFKAINDTMGHPVGDELLRQVATRMKKGVRASDTVARLGGDEFAVLLPNVQDNDDLAQIASRMLAAFGERFMLSDREIFVSCSIGISVFPNDGDAPDDLVKYADSAMYLAKRSGRSNFRFYSKDLTIGAEKRLALESDLRLALKHEQLELHYQPKVLLDNGKVIGSEALLRWHHPKMGMIPPGEFIGVAEETGLIIDLGRWVLHEACCTAAVMNADGLPPHKIAINLSPKQFQCPRLSQTVADVLQETGCRAEWIEVEITESLLLHNCEGVSTTLSQLHASGISIAIDDFGTGYSSLSYLANFPIDTLKIDRSFINRSDKRSRELVKAILSIARCLGQNVVAEGVETVDQEKFLAESGCAVAQGFYYSKPIPKSELLAANAVLEFSRGDSHLTPMPAEEGVALMRLPPASVGTRTA